Below is a genomic region from Rosa chinensis cultivar Old Blush chromosome 5, RchiOBHm-V2, whole genome shotgun sequence.
gaattataggaacttcaaaacttactcttttgaatacttacttgttgaaaatgcggagcagattctgttttgaacagcttgtacttcgattggtgtacagttCTCAATaaaactccgataaggctgaaattcggaggttagatggaagagacagagacgaacaactttgatgaagaaagtttttcgatctgagcttccgaactagacgtttcgaggcttgcaagaagacggatgtgcacaggaacgggaaaaagatgcagtgggtgtgcgttggcttgtttgcgcagcagtgaTGCTTcgatggcagcaggctggaacgcagggctgcaggaagggggcagcaggggctgctgtgcaaggttgcaagcgcacgggcgcacgggctgcagcgaaggctcggctagctcgggctaggggctgctttgtgagtgagttttggttttctgttttgtggttagagtcgtgctgataacgtgtttaaggatatgtgtattgagagagattgatgagagaattgtgtgtcatattattgagaataggagccctatatatagggattacaaagtactagttctaatgttacaaggaataccaatccgtgtaggattgggaaatctagaaccttctctcctattgctactcctagtttgataaggcacactaaatcgatattccttcaacagtaCTTTTATTATGGAATAGAAAACAATTATATGATCACATATTAAATAACAGAGGAATAACACAAACTAGAGATACAAATGTCAAAGGTTCAACTAACCATCATAGAAATCTCTGAACTTAACAACTAATGAGCCGAATCCACAACTAAATCATCTATTTTTCTTAAAGCAAAACTAAATCACTCTTGATATACAGGGGGATCTGTATAAACAACAACCTTGTACCTTTCCCCTTCCTAGATAATTTAACCAGACAGCTGTATGTACTCATGTATACAAGCCAGCATGGAAGCAATTCCCATGTGATGCTTAATTACAACGATAAACATGACGAGTGTGAGCCTAGACAAGTTGTTACCCCAATTGTCATATTCTGATGCACTACCAATTCACCAGGAACTACGACATGTTTAGCTCACGCATTAAAGCTTCTATCTTCTCAACATCTTCGGGAGTGTCGACACCATGAGCCTCATGGTCAACCTTAATCACCTGCAAACAGAGAATTTGTATGAACTTTCGGAAAATAACACATTTTTTCAGTTACGTGGATCTATAGAGCAAATTGATATATACTATTGCTAATTCTTTTCCCAATCCCTTACCACATACGCATTGCATTAAAGTTTTGCCATTCCGATTTCTGGAAATTTCAATTTTCCCCCCTTTTGCGCTGAGTGTTATAGCTAGTTCCATTGAACTAAATTGGTAGCCCTTGGTTAATCATCACAGACCACAGTTATGGTTTATTGTACGGTACAATTTGTACCTAGATAAAAGAGTTCTTATCTCCAAACTGGTATTCTGTCAAATGTCTAATTTTAGTTTTAACAACTGCCTACCAATTCAATATGCTAAAATTACAATGAGCATACAGAAAAAACAAGGGATCAGAGTATTGCAACAAACCTTCATTTTATAACCATTTTCAAGAACTTTAAGCTGCTCCAGATCCTCTTCTAGTTGCAAAGGGGTGGGCTTCAGCTCTCGATATATCTTTAGAAACTTTGTATCATAGCTCTGATAAGAAATGAAACACATAACCATAAACTCACAATTTAAAATCACTATAAGTGGCAcagaataattcatttttttagagGAGTTTGTGCGACAAGCAAATAATTACAAAGTAAAAGTTCGTTTGATACCTGAATTCCTAGATGGAGCATATATGGAAACTGTGGATTGGCCTTGCCTGACCTGTATCAAAAGGTGAACAATTGGTCAAGTCTTGCTAAGCAGCAGATAGCATGTATACGGTATATCTCAAAAAGTCTTCTATGCCAACTAAAATATTATTTtggaaaacagaaaaagaaacaaaaatatgtaAGCTCATGCTCACTTGTTAAATGGAATCAGCCCCCTTGAAAAATAGATAGCATAACCATTATTATCCACCACACATTTCACTCGATTCGGATCAAATGCATCTTCAAGTTTTAAAGACGTGACTGCGGTGCTAAACACTGCATCTGGGGCTTCCTGGTGAGACAACAATTTCCAACATGATTACACTGAAACTAATTAGGAGTGAGACGCGCAATGAGAAATGGACAACCAAATTAATATTTCAGCATGCACTGATGCTGTAtaaatacataaccagcatTACTTCACTTATTTCAGAAAAGGAGACTAACTATGGTAAATAGATATTATAAGTGCCAACATGAGTTTATTGTGCATAACTGCATGTGCTTGCACTTAAATTGCAAGGGGCATAATCACAatgaaaagagagaaacaaAATTACCTGCAGAGCTTTAACAATCCCATCTATTATCTCTGGTTCAACAAGAGGCTCATCCCCCTGAATATTGACAACTACATCATACTTCTTCTCAAGCTTCTGAATGGCTTCATAACAACGCTCAGTACCTTAAAGTTCAATACACTAATAAGCTATCATAACATAAAATCACAGATAATCTGCAGAtatggaggagaaaaagagaggaTCACAAAGCACCTACCATTAGCACAAGACTCTGAGGTCATTATGACATCAGCGCCAAAACTTCTACAGCATTCTGCTATCTTCTCATCATCTGTTGCCACAACTACACCAAGAATAGGCTAATTATAAAATATTTACATTGTATTGTTTATTTATACAAAGAGAAGGAGGGGCAGTTAAACAAATCTTAATGTCATCAACAGGATGTAAGCCTAAAAAAAGGAAGGTGCCTTGGGTAGTAAGAGAATTAtaaattgcatttaaattgcATTGATGCATCTTTCATGAGTCACAAATCCAATGTCTTATGCTTGAAACCAGCTAGCACAGGAAAGGGTGTGCAACAGTTCATGTACTAGCCCAAGATATTTTGTGCTCCAACATGGTACGCTAAAACATAGGACTATCAGCCTACCATGCTCCACAACTACCACCTATGGAAACCCTTCATTCTGAGTCGAGTGATTTCACAGATCCTACTTTATAACAACTCATTCCCGATAGCTCAGGGAATCGTGCTTTACTATTGTTAGTCCCAACTGGCTTCGTGAAACCATCTATGATATCAATTGCTAGAAACCATGGTCACAACTAGCTGTTGCAAAACCAGCTTGCAATGGAAGGCTGCTAAAGGCTCTCCTATAATATTCTTTCTTCCAAATGTGACATATGGGGATCCTAAAGTTGGCTATAGCGGCATGCAAGTATTAATTCCAGTAAGCTTTTCCATTTAAAACAAAATCCCACGGCGTTTTAAGTGAGAAGATACATACCAATATGATCCAATGTAGTTGCCAGCTTTGCCCTCTCCCATGTTCTCTGTAAATACAAACCAAAATTGTAAGCGAAATGCTTTGAAAATCACAATAGCATAGTTTCTAATCTCCAAGCAAATACTTCGTTGATTCCAATAACAGATACAAAATTGGGTAAACACACAAAATCCCACTAAAAGAACAAACTTTAGATCCATAATGCTCAGAATCCcaatcaaagaaacaaaattgaatccaaatcaacaaacacacacaacaTTTCAGTCAAAAATGTGACAATTGAAATTAAACAATTTGAAGGAGAAGTGAAGTAAAATGAGGGGGACCTGGATCATGGGCTTTCCAAGGATCTGAACAAGAGGCTTCCCCTCAAACCGCGACGAAGCAAAACGGGCGGGTATGATGCCGACGACCCGGCTCCGGAACTTCTTAACTGGGCCCAGGTAGACCCGGGCGCCGATCGCCGCCGCAATTGCGACTCCGGCGACGATTCCGTGGACGATCCATACCTTGGAGGTGTTCCAAGACCCGGATGACaatgatgaggatgaggaagaagaagaagaagagcaaagCGCTTTAGGGTTCAtgatgatctctctctctctctctatcactGAAGCAATGCACCGACTTGGGTTCGGTAGATCGTGATTGTTACTGTGATTTCGTGAACTGGATGATGAGGAGGATTTTCGGATATTTATAGTTTTCAACCGTTTAAGTTGTTAGAAATTATGGACcatcagtttttttttgtctttttctaaGGCTAGTGCAAATTTTGCACTCAGCTTTGAGGTCTTCCTTCTTTCAAAAATGTGGGAGTTAAACATTTCTCTTGAAGTTAAAATTTTTGCTTGGATCCTACTTCCAAATGCTTTAAAAATTAGAGGTCAGCTTTCTTATTATAAGCATAATATTTTCCTACAGTGTCCATTTTATCTAAACACAGTAGAATTCATTGATCATCTTTATATGCATTGTCCTTTTGTGGTTCAAGTTTGGTCTTTAGCTTCATCTCCCAATCCTTTATCTTGGAATGGCTCATTTTTGTCTTGGATTGAGCATATGAGTAAGAATTCTTCTTCTGCTGAGGCGCTGGCTTCAAATCTCTGCACTGCTTGGGCTATTTGGAACTGCAGGAATAATTTAATCTTTAAGCATCTTCAAGCTTCTCCTACTTCTTGTGTTTTTCAAGCTTTTCTGTTAAGTTCTAGTTATCTTAAGGGTAATCCTAGAACCTCTAATCCAAAGGTTATTTTCCGCCATATTTTTTGAGAGGCCAATTTTGTTGCAGATCTGTTAGCTTTAGTAGCTCATACTTCTGCTAATCCTTATGTatggttcttttgttttccCCTTTTGGTGTCCCAGCGTTCCAGTTGAATCAACTGGGAGGGAGTGTTTGTAGAGGCTTTGTCTTTTAGTTAagtcataaaaaataataataataataaataaaaaaattctttgACGTCTTCCTAACTTGAGCCCATTAAGTGGAAATATATACTTGATAATGTGTAGGCTAGTTTGACTTGATctcaaattagtttatttcaaattagtttatttcttaatagTTATGCCATTCTATTATACGGAGCTCCAGCCAGAAATTTGAGCATCCAGCCTGAACAATGGTTGGATGTAGAGCttcctttttttggtctgaggATCGATGTACAGTCTATAGTTTCATTTTAACTGTGTAAAATGTTGATAAATTAATAATCCATGTCGGATTGGCGTCCATTTCTGAGTCAAAGAAATATAACTTAAAATTAATCCTAAAGATTGCATGTTACACTTGAGGACTCTTTTTTGGTCTGAGGAATGCACACGGCAAAACTGGCGGAAATATTCCCACCTTGCAGAACAATTTCAAACTTCTGCTTGGAGGGGTTTATCCTATGATGTCGGCTTTGTCACTGAACTGAACAACATCAAGTAATGTGCTGCTGCCCTTCATGTTACGCACCCATTTGGTACGTGAAGGGAAATGCTGGTCAGAACCCACTAGCAGTGGAGAATAAAACCAGGGACAACAACGCAGATGACATACAGGCTTCTGAAGGATTCTAGCGACTCCAAGGAGACCCTCCAACATAAGCACCATATCCATTGAGACTCTCCCGGGATTGTTTCCGTTTTTGTCTCCGTTCCTTCTTCATGGAtgccttctctttttttctcgAGTCATTTTCTTCAGCCTTTatcttttttccctttttacCTGATGATTTAGACTTATCTTTAAACGGAGATTTCCTCTTCTTTCCAGATGATGATTCCCCGTTCACATCTCCAACAAAGTCACCTCCCCGTGGCAGGGGATCGTCGTCATCATACTGCCAATTGCATAAAAATTCTTGCTGCTCAGACTCTGGCCGAAGTGGCTCCCCTGCTCCTGGAAGCAAGCTATCTAAAGTCACCTGACCAGGCCCTCCTTTTCGTTCCGCCAATGTTGCATCCGGTCTAATTATGGTACCAAGAATGCTCCTATTTGGGCCCAGGGACATAATGTTCTTAGGATTTGTCAATGTAGTATAAGCCATTGCAAATGCTGATTTAATCTGCAACAGATACAGAAAGTGAGGTCGAGAAAGAGAGATACAAACTAAAAAAACTTGGACCGGCAAGCGTTGCTTTTAAGGATATAGTGATGTCACTCCCACTAACAATCCAAGTTGGGAACTATCTAATTTGTGGACGCAAATAAAAAGTACATGTGCAGCTGTCCCAGAGGGCCACACATCCAACCCTAAGAACCATTTTAGGCCAGAGGGCGAAGCAAAATAAAATCAGGACATAATTTTTAACCCAGACCACAGATATACCCACATCAGATCTCTTTGACAAGCAATGTGGAACAAC
It encodes:
- the LOC112168195 gene encoding 3-deoxy-manno-octulosonate cytidylyltransferase, mitochondrial yields the protein MNPKALCSSSSSSSSSSLSSGSWNTSKVWIVHGIVAGVAIAAAIGARVYLGPVKKFRSRVVGIIPARFASSRFEGKPLVQILGKPMIQRTWERAKLATTLDHIVVATDDEKIAECCRSFGADVIMTSESCANGTERCYEAIQKLEKKYDVVVNIQGDEPLVEPEIIDGIVKALQEAPDAVFSTAVTSLKLEDAFDPNRVKCVVDNNGYAIYFSRGLIPFNKSGKANPQFPYMLHLGIQSYDTKFLKIYRELKPTPLQLEEDLEQLKVLENGYKMKVIKVDHEAHGVDTPEDVEKIEALMRELNMS